A part of Corynebacterium afermentans subsp. lipophilum genomic DNA contains:
- the ruvB gene encoding Holliday junction branch migration DNA helicase RuvB, translated as MSDVEKTEFELPEGFAAKAPSPVDAHAQADEHDIERSLRPKSINEFIGQPKVREQLNLVLAGARSRGVTPDHILLSGPPGLGKTTMAMIVAQELGTSLRMTSGPALERAGDLAAMLSNLMEGDVLFIDEIHRIARPAEEMLYMAMEDFRIDVIVGKGPGATSIPLEIPPFTLVGATTRAGMLTGPLRDRFGFTAQMEFYDVEDLTQVVSRAADILAMRIDQDAAVEIASRSRGTPRIANRLLRRVRDWADVHGDGHVNLDAARSALSVFDVDELGLDRLDRAVLDALIRGHGGGPVGVGTLAIAVGEEPGTIEEVCEPYLVRAGLMSRTGRGRVATAAAWEHLGLQAPPDAPGQMSLY; from the coding sequence GTGTCGGATGTGGAAAAGACAGAGTTTGAGCTGCCGGAAGGGTTCGCGGCGAAGGCTCCGTCGCCAGTAGACGCGCACGCGCAGGCAGACGAGCATGACATCGAGCGTTCGCTACGCCCGAAATCGATCAATGAGTTCATCGGCCAGCCCAAGGTACGGGAGCAGCTCAACCTGGTGCTTGCAGGTGCGCGCAGCCGCGGGGTGACCCCGGACCACATCCTGCTGTCCGGACCGCCGGGGTTGGGCAAGACCACCATGGCGATGATCGTGGCGCAGGAGTTGGGTACCTCGCTGCGGATGACGTCTGGTCCGGCTCTTGAGCGCGCAGGCGATCTAGCGGCGATGCTGTCCAACCTGATGGAAGGCGACGTGCTGTTCATTGACGAAATCCACCGCATCGCCCGTCCTGCAGAGGAAATGCTCTACATGGCAATGGAGGATTTCCGCATCGACGTGATTGTGGGCAAAGGCCCTGGTGCGACTTCGATTCCGTTGGAGATCCCGCCTTTTACCCTCGTCGGGGCGACAACCCGCGCGGGCATGCTCACGGGCCCACTGCGCGACCGTTTCGGGTTCACCGCCCAGATGGAGTTCTATGACGTGGAGGACTTGACCCAAGTGGTCAGCCGCGCCGCGGACATCCTCGCTATGCGCATAGACCAAGATGCGGCGGTGGAAATCGCCTCGCGTTCGCGCGGCACGCCACGTATTGCAAACCGCCTGCTGCGCCGAGTGCGAGACTGGGCGGACGTGCACGGCGACGGCCACGTCAACCTCGATGCGGCGCGCTCGGCGTTAAGCGTGTTCGACGTGGATGAGTTGGGCCTGGACCGGCTAGACCGCGCGGTTCTTGACGCGTTGATCCGCGGCCACGGCGGAGGGCCGGTAGGCGTGGGCACGCTTGCCATCGCCGTTGGCGAGGAACCCGGCACCATCGAGGAGGTGTGCGAGCCCTACCTCGTGCGCGCGGGGTTGATGTCTCGAACTGGGCGCGGGCGAGTGGCGACTGCCGCGGCGTGGGAGCACCTGGGGCTGCAGGCGCCGCCAGATGCACCGGGGCAAATGTCGCTTTATTAA
- the ruvC gene encoding crossover junction endodeoxyribonuclease RuvC has product MSLEGLRVMGIDPGLTRCGLSVVQAGRGRQIIPVAVGVVRTPSTAELAERLLRLSRAVGEWIDDYEPDVIAMERIFERGNVSTVMHTAHAVGVMVLAAAERGIPVHMYTPSEVKKAISGNGRADKKQMTVMITRILGLSEAPKPADAADALAIAVCHCWRAPLIARTNQLTMKAANQ; this is encoded by the coding sequence ATGTCGCTGGAAGGTCTGCGGGTCATGGGCATTGACCCGGGCTTGACGCGCTGCGGTCTTTCCGTGGTGCAAGCTGGCCGGGGCCGCCAGATCATCCCCGTGGCGGTTGGCGTGGTGCGCACCCCGTCCACTGCGGAATTGGCGGAACGTCTTCTGCGCCTGTCGCGGGCGGTAGGTGAGTGGATCGACGATTACGAGCCGGACGTCATCGCCATGGAGCGCATTTTTGAGCGCGGCAATGTATCAACCGTCATGCACACCGCGCACGCGGTGGGCGTGATGGTGCTGGCCGCGGCGGAACGGGGCATCCCGGTGCACATGTACACCCCGTCAGAGGTGAAAAAAGCCATCTCCGGCAACGGGCGGGCGGACAAGAAGCAGATGACGGTGATGATCACGCGGATTCTCGGCCTGTCTGAAGCACCGAAGCCCGCGGACGCGGCCGACGCGCTGGCTATCGCGGTGTGCCACTGCTGGCGCGCCCCCTTGATCGCACGGACCAACCAGTTGACCATGAAAGCGGCGAACCAATGA
- a CDS encoding phosphatidylinositol mannoside acyltransferase, with amino-acid sequence MGFARERLVAAGYIAGWKIVGALPAPSTARAAEWAADRASGEGAGMEMLRRNLARVVGPENVTRQLVRDAMRSYARYWLEAFRLPRMAGDPELNAKLSAGVVGREHLDAAVAQGHGVVLTLPHTGNWDMAGTWLARNYGGFTTVAERLEPEALFDAFVQFRESLGFEVVPLTGGEQPPFERLKEVLADGGIVCLLGERDFSRHGVPVEFFGEETTFPVGPAKLARDTGATLLVAHSWFTGTRRDPGWDFSISAPVEVTTLEDTAQRVADQFAQNIAAHPADWHMLQPLWPEDAPKPSRRREMERRLRQQREQGR; translated from the coding sequence ATGGGCTTCGCGCGCGAGCGGCTCGTCGCCGCGGGCTACATCGCAGGCTGGAAGATCGTCGGCGCGCTGCCTGCACCGTCGACCGCGCGGGCAGCCGAGTGGGCCGCGGACCGTGCTTCCGGCGAGGGCGCTGGCATGGAGATGCTGCGGCGCAACCTCGCGCGCGTGGTGGGGCCGGAGAACGTCACCCGGCAGCTGGTGCGCGACGCCATGCGCTCCTACGCGCGCTATTGGCTGGAAGCATTCCGGCTGCCGCGGATGGCGGGCGATCCGGAGTTGAACGCGAAGCTTTCGGCTGGTGTGGTCGGGCGGGAACACTTGGATGCTGCCGTGGCGCAGGGCCACGGGGTTGTGCTCACGCTGCCGCACACCGGCAACTGGGACATGGCGGGAACATGGCTTGCCAGAAATTACGGCGGGTTCACCACCGTTGCGGAGCGGCTTGAACCAGAGGCGCTGTTCGACGCGTTCGTGCAGTTCCGCGAGTCCCTCGGCTTCGAGGTCGTGCCGCTGACCGGCGGTGAGCAGCCGCCGTTCGAGCGGTTGAAAGAGGTGCTCGCTGACGGCGGGATCGTGTGCCTGCTGGGGGAGCGGGACTTCTCACGACACGGGGTGCCAGTTGAGTTCTTCGGCGAGGAAACGACCTTTCCCGTCGGCCCGGCCAAGCTAGCGCGGGACACCGGCGCGACGCTTTTGGTTGCGCACTCCTGGTTCACGGGCACGCGGCGCGACCCCGGCTGGGACTTTAGCATCTCCGCCCCGGTGGAGGTGACCACGCTCGAGGACACTGCGCAGCGCGTGGCCGACCAGTTCGCCCAAAACATTGCCGCCCACCCGGCGGACTGGCACATGCTGCAGCCGCTGTGGCCTGAAGACGCGCCGAAGCCGAGCCGCCGCCGGGAAATGGAACGGCGGCTGAGGCAACAGCGCGAGCAGGGGAGGTAG
- the pgsA gene encoding phosphatidylinositol phosphate synthase — MLSVHGRKPAAVAVEPVAKGLLRIGLTPNATTIAGTALTMLAAMVLIPTGHLVWAAVLSLFFAAFDMVDGTMARLRGGGTAFGATLDASCDRLTDGALFGSIAMWLIYVADAAAVNVAVCLAVTVLSPTISYIKARGEAGGLNIVGGLVERPERLILGLGGLALEGFGVPNAVVVSLWILLVGSVITVVQRLMIAGRDERADAKIAPPAGA; from the coding sequence ATGCTTAGCGTGCACGGACGCAAACCCGCCGCAGTAGCGGTCGAGCCGGTGGCCAAAGGCCTGTTGCGCATCGGTCTGACTCCGAACGCGACAACGATTGCGGGAACAGCGCTGACCATGCTTGCGGCTATGGTGCTCATTCCCACCGGACACCTGGTGTGGGCGGCGGTGTTAAGCCTGTTCTTCGCCGCCTTCGACATGGTCGACGGCACGATGGCCAGGCTGCGCGGCGGAGGCACTGCGTTTGGCGCGACGCTGGATGCGAGCTGCGACAGACTTACCGACGGCGCGCTGTTCGGCTCGATCGCCATGTGGCTGATCTACGTCGCCGACGCCGCTGCAGTGAACGTGGCGGTGTGCCTGGCTGTCACCGTGCTTTCCCCGACCATCAGCTACATCAAGGCTCGTGGCGAGGCCGGCGGGCTGAACATCGTCGGTGGGCTGGTTGAGCGTCCTGAACGGTTGATCTTGGGTCTCGGCGGTCTAGCCCTGGAGGGTTTTGGCGTGCCCAACGCTGTGGTGGTCTCGCTATGGATCCTGCTGGTCGGCTCCGTGATCACCGTCGTGCAGCGCCTGATGATCGCCGGACGCGACGAGAGGGCGGACGCGAAGATTGCGCCGCCCGCGGGAGCGTAA
- the thrS gene encoding threonine--tRNA ligase → MSTEAAVEFAPFEVPAGTAVGVAMRELNLPNKGEDAVVCVQDEAGELKDLSHVPEATATFTPVPANTELGRSVIRHSCAHVLAQAVQAEFPGTKLGIGPAIEGGFYYDFDVAEPFTPEDLKALEKRMKKIIKQGQKFVRGVYASAEEAAEDLKDEPYKLELINDKGNVDPDSDEATEIGAGELTHYDNVNPRTNEVEWHDLCRGPHVPTTKYIPAFALTRSSAAYWRGDQNNAGLQRVYGTAWESKEKLEEYMTMLEEAEKRDHRRLGNELDLFSFPDEVGSGLPVFHPDGGIVRMTMEQHSRERHVAAGYSFVNTPHVTKGDLFQQSGHLDWYADGMFPPMKLDGEVDDDGNVTKQPVDYYAKPMNCPMHNLIFDSRGRSYRELPLRLFEFGTVYRYEKSGVVHGLTRARGFTQDDAHIYCTEEQLEDELTSVLEFIISLLQDYGLDDFYLELSTKDPDKYIGDDEIWERSTNILESVAKKSGLELVPDPAGAAFYGPKISVQARDAIGRTWQMSTVQLDFNLPERFDLTYTSSDGSKKRPVMIHRALFGSIERFFGVLLEHYAGAFPAWLAPHQVVGIPVADAFADHLDGVVAKLRERGIRAEVDHSDDRMQKKIRTHTTGKVPFMLLAGERDVDANAVSFRFLDGSQINGVPVERAVELIADWITAKRNDQPSEETVAAGN, encoded by the coding sequence AGGGGGAGGACGCCGTCGTGTGCGTCCAGGATGAAGCGGGCGAGCTGAAAGACCTCTCGCACGTGCCCGAGGCCACCGCGACGTTCACTCCGGTGCCGGCAAACACTGAGCTCGGTCGCTCCGTGATCCGCCACTCCTGCGCCCACGTGCTCGCTCAGGCCGTGCAGGCCGAATTCCCCGGCACCAAGCTGGGTATCGGCCCGGCCATCGAGGGCGGCTTCTACTACGACTTCGACGTTGCGGAGCCGTTTACGCCCGAGGATCTGAAGGCGCTGGAAAAGCGCATGAAGAAGATCATCAAGCAGGGCCAGAAGTTTGTCCGCGGCGTCTACGCCTCCGCCGAAGAGGCTGCAGAAGACCTCAAGGACGAGCCGTACAAGCTCGAGCTGATCAACGACAAAGGCAACGTCGATCCGGACTCCGATGAGGCCACCGAAATCGGTGCCGGCGAGCTGACGCACTATGACAACGTCAACCCGCGCACGAACGAGGTTGAGTGGCATGACCTGTGCCGCGGCCCGCACGTGCCCACCACGAAGTACATCCCGGCGTTCGCGCTGACCCGCTCGTCCGCCGCCTACTGGCGCGGCGATCAGAACAACGCCGGCCTGCAGCGCGTCTACGGCACCGCTTGGGAGTCCAAGGAAAAACTCGAAGAGTACATGACCATGCTTGAGGAGGCGGAAAAGCGCGACCACCGCCGCCTGGGCAACGAGCTGGACCTGTTCTCCTTCCCGGACGAGGTCGGCTCCGGCCTGCCGGTGTTCCACCCGGACGGCGGTATCGTGCGCATGACCATGGAGCAGCACTCGCGCGAGCGCCATGTCGCCGCCGGCTACTCCTTTGTCAACACCCCGCATGTGACCAAGGGCGACCTGTTCCAGCAGTCGGGACACCTGGACTGGTACGCCGACGGCATGTTCCCGCCGATGAAGCTCGACGGCGAGGTCGACGACGACGGCAACGTGACCAAGCAGCCGGTGGACTACTACGCCAAGCCGATGAACTGCCCGATGCACAACCTGATCTTCGACTCGCGCGGGCGTTCCTACCGGGAGCTGCCGCTGCGCCTGTTCGAGTTCGGCACCGTCTACCGCTACGAGAAGTCCGGCGTGGTCCACGGCCTGACCCGCGCCCGCGGATTCACGCAGGACGACGCCCACATCTACTGCACCGAGGAGCAGCTTGAAGACGAGCTGACCAGCGTGCTGGAGTTCATCATCTCCCTGCTGCAGGACTACGGCCTGGACGACTTCTACCTGGAGCTTTCCACCAAGGACCCGGACAAGTACATCGGCGACGACGAAATCTGGGAGCGCTCCACCAACATCCTGGAGTCCGTGGCCAAAAAGTCCGGCCTGGAGCTCGTGCCGGACCCGGCGGGCGCCGCGTTCTACGGCCCGAAGATCTCCGTGCAGGCCCGCGACGCCATCGGCCGCACCTGGCAGATGTCCACGGTGCAGCTGGACTTCAACCTGCCGGAGCGCTTCGACCTGACCTACACCTCCTCGGACGGCTCGAAGAAGCGTCCGGTGATGATCCACCGCGCACTCTTCGGCTCCATCGAGCGCTTCTTCGGCGTGCTGCTCGAGCACTACGCCGGCGCGTTCCCGGCCTGGCTGGCCCCGCACCAGGTGGTGGGCATCCCGGTGGCCGACGCGTTCGCCGACCACCTCGACGGTGTCGTCGCAAAGCTGCGCGAGCGCGGCATCCGTGCAGAGGTGGACCACTCGGACGACCGCATGCAGAAGAAGATCCGGACCCACACCACCGGCAAGGTGCCGTTCATGCTGCTCGCCGGCGAGCGCGACGTGGACGCGAACGCGGTGAGCTTCCGCTTCCTCGACGGCAGCCAGATCAACGGGGTGCCAGTCGAGCGCGCAGTGGAGCTGATCGCCGACTGGATCACCGCCAAGCGCAACGATCAGCCGAGCGAGGAAACCGTTGCAGCGGGCAACTAA
- the ruvA gene encoding Holliday junction branch migration protein RuvA yields MIDSLNGEVLTIGLDHAVIECSGVGYRFLATPQTLGRLTRGERARVMTSMVVKDDGVTLYGFGDADAREMFHKLQNVSGLGPKLALASLSVFDPGELSSHIAAGDAKTIQSIPGVGKKMAERIALELKDKVEAFIPAGDAPAATGATRANTGSSLISEQVVEALVGLGFPERSARPVVDALVEEQPEEDASALLRQALGQLGKK; encoded by the coding sequence ATGATTGATTCTCTCAACGGCGAAGTGCTCACCATCGGGCTCGACCATGCAGTCATCGAATGCTCGGGCGTGGGCTACCGCTTCCTTGCCACCCCACAGACGCTGGGTCGCTTGACCCGCGGCGAGCGCGCCCGGGTGATGACGTCGATGGTGGTCAAAGACGATGGTGTGACCCTGTACGGCTTCGGCGACGCGGATGCCCGCGAGATGTTCCACAAGCTGCAGAACGTCTCCGGACTGGGGCCGAAGTTGGCGCTCGCCTCGTTGTCCGTGTTCGACCCGGGCGAGCTGTCCTCCCACATCGCAGCCGGAGATGCGAAGACGATCCAGTCCATTCCGGGTGTGGGCAAGAAAATGGCGGAACGCATCGCTCTCGAGCTCAAGGACAAGGTGGAGGCGTTTATCCCGGCGGGCGATGCACCGGCCGCTACAGGGGCAACCAGGGCGAACACGGGTTCGTCGCTCATTTCTGAGCAGGTGGTCGAGGCATTGGTGGGTCTGGGTTTCCCGGAGCGTTCGGCGCGGCCGGTGGTCGACGCGTTGGTGGAGGAGCAGCCGGAGGAAGACGCTTCCGCACTGCTCCGTCAGGCGCTGGGCCAACTGGGCAAAAAGTAG
- a CDS encoding HIT family protein translates to MQRATNGETYVDTGVGDPDRLTRLWAPYRSSYITKMPAGGTAGQDTGETEGSSRSNGDPFLEIPQMSDEDGLIVARGETVFAVCNLYPYNAGHLMVVPYRKVADLEELTDAETAELMAFAKHAVKTLKRVSKPEAINVGLNLGKASGGSVSDHLHLHVVPRWAGDANFMAVIGGTKVLPQLLQETRALLADGWREVHETESGERDA, encoded by the coding sequence TTGCAGCGGGCAACTAACGGCGAGACTTACGTCGACACCGGCGTAGGCGACCCAGACCGTCTCACCCGCCTGTGGGCGCCGTACCGCTCCAGCTACATCACCAAGATGCCGGCCGGGGGCACGGCGGGGCAGGATACGGGGGAGACCGAAGGATCGTCGAGAAGCAACGGCGATCCCTTCCTCGAAATCCCGCAGATGAGCGACGAAGACGGCCTGATTGTCGCGCGCGGGGAGACGGTGTTCGCGGTGTGCAACCTGTACCCGTACAACGCCGGCCACCTGATGGTGGTGCCGTACCGCAAGGTCGCTGATCTGGAAGAACTTACCGACGCGGAGACAGCCGAGCTGATGGCGTTTGCCAAGCACGCGGTGAAAACGCTCAAGCGCGTGTCCAAGCCGGAGGCGATCAACGTCGGGCTGAACCTGGGCAAGGCCTCGGGTGGGTCGGTGAGCGACCACCTGCACCTGCACGTTGTGCCGCGCTGGGCGGGCGACGCGAATTTCATGGCCGTCATCGGCGGCACCAAGGTGCTGCCGCAACTGCTGCAGGAGACACGGGCGCTGCTAGCGGACGGCTGGCGCGAGGTCCACGAGACGGAATCAGGAGAACGCGATGCTTAG
- a CDS encoding YebC/PmpR family DNA-binding transcriptional regulator → MAGHSKWATTKHKKAANDAKRSKLWAKMIKDIEVAARTGGGDPAANPTLDDMIRKAKKASVPGDNIERARKRGSGEEAGGANWETVMYEGYGVNGVAVLIECLTDNRNRAATEVRTAMTKNGGNLGESGSVGYMFERTGVVTIQKGELSEDDVLMAVLDAGAEEVNDLGEEFEITCKPTDLPAVREALVGEGIEIEEAGQEFRADVEVDLDVEGAKKMMRIIDALEDSDDVQNVYTNMKLSDEVVAQLED, encoded by the coding sequence ATGGCGGGCCACTCAAAGTGGGCAACCACGAAGCACAAGAAGGCCGCAAACGACGCGAAGCGGTCGAAGTTGTGGGCGAAGATGATCAAGGACATCGAGGTCGCGGCACGAACCGGCGGCGGCGATCCGGCCGCGAACCCCACCCTGGACGACATGATCCGCAAGGCCAAGAAGGCTTCGGTGCCTGGCGACAACATCGAGCGCGCACGCAAGCGCGGCTCCGGTGAGGAAGCCGGCGGCGCGAACTGGGAAACCGTGATGTACGAAGGTTACGGTGTCAACGGCGTCGCAGTGCTCATCGAGTGCCTCACGGACAACCGCAACCGCGCCGCTACCGAGGTGCGTACCGCGATGACCAAAAACGGTGGCAACCTCGGCGAGTCCGGCTCCGTCGGCTACATGTTCGAGCGCACCGGTGTCGTGACCATTCAGAAGGGTGAGCTCAGCGAGGACGACGTGCTCATGGCTGTGCTCGACGCCGGAGCCGAGGAAGTCAACGACCTCGGCGAGGAGTTTGAGATCACCTGCAAGCCGACCGATCTGCCGGCAGTGCGCGAAGCGCTGGTCGGCGAGGGTATCGAGATTGAGGAAGCGGGCCAGGAGTTCCGCGCGGACGTGGAGGTTGACCTCGACGTCGAGGGTGCGAAGAAGATGATGCGCATCATCGACGCACTGGAGGATTCGGACGACGTGCAGAACGTCTATACCAACATGAAACTCTCTGACGAGGTCGTGGCCCAGCTGGAGGACTAG
- a CDS encoding glycosyltransferase family 4 protein has translation MRIGLVCPYSFNVPGGVQAHVLDLAAQLREMGHQTEVLGPASEAVELPEWVTRGGAAVPVRYNGSVARLSFGPQVRRTTRQFIERGNFDILHVHEPNSPSYSMAALRMATGPIVATYHASAESSYALKLALPALRGSLEKIRAGIAVSEEAWRWQSQQVGTDPVIIPNGVDTARFQAARRTPGNQAIPEVVFLGRLDEPRKGLDVFLRAVDRLPRKPRITVIGAGTPREITGVEFTGLVSEEEKAQILGRADIFVAPNLGGESFGIILVEAMAAGCAVLASDIPAFAAVCGEDAGLLFPPGDASALAQQLQLLIDDVPLRANLSAKGVERAEDFDWSVVARRVLAVYEAVSIGEKVGVEGWL, from the coding sequence GTGCGGATCGGTCTGGTGTGCCCGTACTCCTTCAACGTGCCGGGCGGAGTTCAAGCCCACGTGCTTGACCTTGCTGCCCAATTGCGCGAGATGGGCCACCAAACCGAGGTGCTCGGCCCGGCTTCCGAGGCTGTCGAGCTTCCGGAGTGGGTCACCCGCGGCGGCGCCGCGGTGCCGGTGCGCTACAACGGCTCGGTCGCGCGGCTGTCGTTCGGCCCGCAAGTGCGCCGCACCACCCGGCAGTTCATCGAGCGCGGCAACTTTGACATTTTGCACGTGCATGAGCCGAACTCGCCGAGCTACTCCATGGCGGCGCTGCGCATGGCTACCGGCCCGATCGTGGCCACCTACCACGCCTCAGCGGAGTCCTCGTATGCGCTCAAGCTCGCGCTGCCGGCACTTCGCGGCAGCCTAGAGAAGATCCGCGCCGGTATCGCGGTGAGCGAGGAGGCGTGGCGCTGGCAGTCGCAGCAGGTGGGCACTGACCCCGTGATCATCCCGAACGGTGTGGACACCGCCAGGTTTCAAGCGGCGCGGCGCACTCCAGGAAACCAGGCAATTCCAGAAGTGGTGTTCTTGGGCCGCTTGGACGAACCCCGCAAGGGCCTCGACGTGTTCCTGCGGGCCGTGGATCGGCTCCCGCGCAAGCCCCGCATCACCGTCATCGGAGCTGGGACGCCCCGCGAGATTACGGGTGTCGAATTTACTGGGCTGGTTTCTGAGGAGGAGAAGGCGCAGATCCTCGGCCGTGCGGATATCTTTGTCGCGCCGAATCTCGGCGGCGAATCGTTCGGGATCATCCTCGTGGAGGCGATGGCTGCCGGCTGCGCTGTACTCGCCAGCGACATCCCGGCGTTCGCCGCGGTCTGCGGCGAGGATGCGGGGTTGCTGTTTCCGCCCGGCGATGCGTCGGCGCTCGCCCAGCAGTTGCAGTTGCTCATCGACGACGTCCCGCTCCGCGCGAACCTCTCCGCTAAAGGTGTGGAGCGGGCAGAAGACTTCGACTGGTCCGTTGTCGCGCGTCGGGTCCTGGCGGTGTACGAGGCTGTGTCCATCGGGGAGAAAGTCGGGGTGGAGGGGTGGCTATGA